CCCCAGTGCCCCGGTCCAAGAAAGCCTGGTTTGATGCTGGGGCCGGTGACTTCATCTCTTCCCGGGGGTCGAAGCGGCGAGAATAAAGCTGGGTTTGTTCCCCTCCCACGCGCCGGGGCAGGATGTGACCCAGCCCGGGGCCTCGGGGTGCTGCCGGAGGGGAGCACAGCACCCCCAGTCCATACATCCCCCTGGGATTTAGGAGCCAGTGGGAGCTCCTGTGTCCCTGAGTGCTGATGGGTTTTCTCCTGCAGGgaacagatttcttttatttcttttggatCCCGGGCCTGGGAAGCTGCCGGGGCTGGATGTTTCCACACGTGGGTCACCAGGCACTGTGGGAGAGCGGGGCTCTGCCTGTGTAGCCCCCGGTGCTGCCGGGGAGGGGACTGAGGCGTGAATGTGGGGCTCGGGAGAGCTGCTCCTCGCTGGCTGGATCCCCTCACCaccccgtgcctcagtttcccccttgGTGCTGCAGGGACCGTGAACCGCCTTGCTGGCAGCCCCCCCGAGATGGGTGGAGGAGGCTTTGCagggtggggctggggggatttTGCAAGGCAGAGAGTTTGAAACTTCTCACTGCTGGTTCCCAGCTGGCCACCATGGTGCAGCAACCGCTCTGGGCTGGGAAACGGGCTTCAGCTGCTCCTGGAGGTTGtctctgctcccttcccatCCCCGGGCACCTCTGTCCCTCCATACCATACTGCTTTTTCCTTGGATCGTTGATGCAGATGCTGCGGGAGTCACGCAGCATGTTAAAGCTCTGCTCTTAAGAATCTGTATCCATGCAAATAGCTTATAATCCGGGTGAGCAGCTCCGCACCGGTCCGGTCCCTGGCTGCGGCGGGGAGCTGAGTGGACCTGGAGCTCCCACTTTCACATTGGTTTTGGGACATTTTGGAAGCAGCGCATCGGACAAGACCTGTTCCCTTCTTGGTGGTAGAAGAGATGCTCACACGGCCCGGAGAGCATCCTTTGCGGGAGGGGAATGCTGCCTGTGCATCGTCCTTACACAGCCCTCCCCACTGTGCCGGGTTCTCAGTCATCCTTTCCCCCTGCAGGTCTCATGGTACCAAGTGACGTGTCCCCACTGTGAGATTCgcaccccccccaacctcctgaGAAGATGTCAGGGATGCAGGTAAGCACCGGGCGGGGAGGAGAGGTGGGGATGGAGCCATTTCAGAGCTGGCCCCAGGGCTCAGGAGGGACGTGGGGACACTTGTCCCCGTCCCCCACCCCGTGCACCTGCAGAAGCCCAGCACCACGGGGACCTGCGGttttgagtgtgtgtgtgtctccctctctgtccccaccccagccaaaaaCCACTGTCTGAGCTCCCGGGGCTGCCCCAGATCCCCCAAACTGCTTCTAGTTTCAGTGAATCCCGTTTGGGTTTGCATCAGAGGGCCAGCAGCCCCGCGTgcctgttgggggggggggtccccgtgGGTTGAGTGGGGCCAGGGGTGGGAGATGTGCCCAGCTGGGCTCTGACACCATCCCCCTCTCCCCGGCCAGGCCGTTTGGCCGTCCGGTACAGAATGTATCGCCAAGTACAACTTCCATGGTACCGCCGAGCAGGACCTGCCCTTCAGCAAAGGAGACGTCCTCACCATTGTGGCTGTCACCAAGGTAAGCCCATCGCCTCCCATCagcaccccccctccccggctgctgccgctgcccccCATGCCGGGAGCATCCCTGCATCCTGCGACACACGGCATTTGCCTTGCCGGTGGGATCCCCTGGTCCCGCTGGAAGTCCCGCAGAGCCAGCAGGGCAGGAATCGGGCCGTGCATTTGGTTAATTAATTCACGGCCTCGTTAGTTAAGGTTTCTCCGAAATGTAAGCCTCTCGAGTGCCTCCTGGGAGGcggaggagggagggcagaggcTTGCAATTGGGGAGTGATGCTGCGCTCGGcgctgggggagaaaaagagaggggccgtgggctggggggctcCGGGATGCCCGGCAGCCTGGGAAAGGGATGGCAGCGACCCCCCGTGGGGCCACCAGCATCAGGGTTTGCTGGCCCCAGCACTAACCCTGACCTTTGCAGCTGTGTCCTGCCCACCCCGTCCTAcctgcagccaggcagagggTGCCAGGGTGCTTGGGGacgtgcaggcagctgcccggTAAAGGAGGGGCAGCGCCGAGACCCCCCGTGGGCTCCTTTGGTGGGCTGCTGCCATCTCCAGGGACCACGGGCTCGTCGTGACATCTCTGCTGCCCCCGCAGGATCCCAATTGGTACAAGGCTAAGAACAAGGTGGGCCGGGAGGGGATCATCCCCGCTAACTATGTGCAGAAGCGGGAAGGAGTGAAAGCTGGGATCAAGCTCAGCCTCATGCCGTGAGTATGCACTGGGGACTCTGCCTAGGTGAATTtgggggggagctggcctggtCTGGAGCATCCCCACTGTGTCAGACCAAAGATCCAGTTGACCCTGTGTTCCCAACAGAAGCGAGATCCCTCGCAGGGCTTCGCAAGGTTGAAAGGCAGAGAAGGGGGTAGGGGCTTGGGCTTTCCCAACAGCGTTGATTTGGGAGccgctgctgctggggaaagcTCTGAGCGCCTTTGGAGCTCCCTGCAGAGCCGGGAAGATGATGGATGGTTGGACTGCATTTCAAAATGGGTCTTTTAGCCAAAGTTGTGGTCGTAAAGGCTgctgggagaaagcagcagggtTGGGATGGGGTCTGTATGGGAAGAATAGGAGATAGGTGGGCAGATAGATAGATGGATGGGCGGATGGACGGTTTTGATGTCCCTGCTGCATCCCAGAGCCACCAGTGACCCCCAgtctggaggagctggggctgccgTGGGAAGCCCCCGAGAGTGTGCAGAGGGGCTGAGTGCCGGGCTGGGGACCAGGAGGAAGGGAGCAGGATGCCGTGGAAGGAGCTGTGTCATGGGGGCAGCGAGGAGGAGCGTGGGCAAGCTGGCCCCATGCAGGCAGGGATGAAGCCTGCTCCgtgtccccatctccccccaaATGCAGCCCCATGGGGGTCCGGCCAGCACGTCCCCGGTCCTTGACCTGCCCTGCGTGCCCCGGTGCAGGTGGTTTCACGGGAAGATCACGCGGGAGCAGGCGGAGCGGCTGCTGTACCCACCGGAGACGGGGCTTTTCCTGGTGCGGGAGAGCACCAACTACCCCGGGGACTACACCCTGTGCGTCAGCTGCGAGGGGAAGGTGGAGCACTACCGCATCATTTACTCCTCCAGCAAGCTGAGCATTGACGAGGAGGTCTACTTTGAAAACCTCATGCAGCTGGTGGAGGTGAGGTCTCACCTGCTGACAGGAGCTGCCACCGCTCCTGTCCCCAGCCAGCCGGGGACCATAGGTTTGAGGTTGGAGGgttggggggacacacacgtgTGCGTCAGAGCTTGCGAGGCTGAGGGTCTGGAGCCCTGGAGATGGTGGGACCTTCTCTGCCGACCATGGcttgggggctgctggggacagACCCCTGGGGCAAGgcgggagggatgggggcaggATGAAGgaggtggatggatggatggatggatggatgggacGGGATGTGCAGGGGACAgagggatgaggaggagggaCAGGGACCCCCGAGGCCCCACCAGGTCCATCCGTGGCTTCGTGCTGCCACCTGGTGGGATCCCAGAGCCCGGCATTGCCTCGGCGGGGACCCCCCCTACCCCACCCCAGGATGTCACCCACACCATCGCCCGTGACACCCGGGCGGCAGGCCTGCCTCTCAGCCCcgtctctcccccccccaccgccaGCATTACACCACGGACGCAGACGGGCTCTGCACCCGCCTCATCAAACCGAAGGTGATGGAGGGGACGGTGGCAGCGCAGGACGAGTTCTCCCGCAGTGAGTGGTCATGCCCCTTCCCTGGctcctggggacccccccaccagCACTCCCTCactctcctttctcccccacGCAGGTGGCTGGGCCCTCAACATGAAGGACCTCAAGTTGCTGCAGATCATTGGCAAAGGGGAATTCGGAGGTGAGCCCCGTGTCCCCTCCTCTGCAGCCCTCCCCCGGGGCGATGGCGGGGCCCCGGGAGGCCGGGAtgcttcccagtgcctcccatGCCTGTCTCTCCTGGCCCGCAGATGTGATGCTGGGGGATTACCGGGGGAACAAAGTCGCCGTGAAGTGCATTAAAAACGACGCCACAGCGCAAGCCTTCCTGGCGGAGGCGTCCGTGATGACGTGAGTGTTACGGGGCGGGGGGCACCTCTGTCCGTACAAGCAGAGGCGGGTGGTCCCCGATGCCCTGCGGGGACCGTGGGAGCCCCCCGCCACTCCTTCTCCCCAAAACCCTGCCCTGAGCCCTCCTGCGCCACGCAGGCAGCTCCGACACAGCAACCTGGTGCAGCTCCTGGGGGTGATTGTGGAGGAGAAGAGCGGCCTTTACATCGTCACCGAGTACATGGCCAAGGTGAGACCCCCACCCTGGGCACCTGtcctcctgccctgtcccctTTGCCCCCTCACTGCACCATTCCCCTGGGGTCCCAGGGCTTCACCCTGGCAGACCCAGCTGGCTCATCCCACCTTGGGTGGCTTCTCCCTGGAGCCACCGTGGTGTTTGGAGGTGGCAGTGCTGTTGCATGTCCCGTTGCTGGCTCTAAGGGAGGGATGTCATCCCCGGGTCCTGCCCCATGTGGGAGGGGGCAGTGGGTGGGATGCTGACCCTGATGCCACCatctctctccatccctccagGGCAGCCTAGTAGACTACCTGCGGTCGCGTGGACGGTCGGTCCTCGGTGCAGACTGCCTGCTGAAGTTCTCCTTGTAAGTGTGGGGCGAGGCACCAAGGGTTGGCCATGCCCACCGCCCTGACCTGCACCCACCAGCGTTTTGGGGCCACCTCACTaacccccttctccctcccaccccaaccAGAGACGTCTGTGAAGCCATGGAGTACCTGGAAGCCAACAACTTTGTCCACCGGGACCTGGCGGCAAGGAACGTCCTGGTCTCGGAGGACAACATTGCGAAGGTCAGCGATTTTGGGCTGACCAAGGAAGCCTCCTCCACGCAGGACACGGGGAAGCTGCCGGTGAAGTGGACGGCACCAGAAGCACTTAGAGAAAAGGTGGGTGAGCGGAGAAGGGGGGGTCCCAGGCTGCGAGGATGTGGCAGAGGCTGGAGTTAAGGGGTCCATCCCAGGCTGCCCCAAATTTTCCATGCAGAGATGGTGTTTGAGCCCCGGTTCCCACTCTCTGACCCCCAAAACCAGCTGCCTGGAGGGTGGGGAAGATCTGCTGGCCCCTATCCCTGCCTGAGCCCTCTCATGGggcttctctcccctccctccagaAATTCTCGACCAAGTCGGACGTGTGGAGCTTCGGGATCCTCCTCTGGGAAATCTACTCCTTCGGGCGAGTGCCTTACCCGAGAATCGTAAGTGAGGACACCCCCGTCCCTTCAGggctggtttttggggggggctgagcccctgtttgggggggatgggggggtggcAGAACCCAGGCCCCCACATCCTGAAACCCATCCCTTGTACCCCCAGCCCCTGAAGGACGTTGTACCCCGCGTGGAGAAGGGCTATAAGATGGATGCTCCCGACGGTTGCCCCGCCGTCGTCTATGAGGTGATGAAGAAGTGCTGGACCCTGGACCCCGGCCACCGGCCGTCCTTCCACCAGCTCCGCGAACAGCTAGTGCATATCAAAGAGAAGGAGCTCTACCTGTGAGGCGGGGGGGCTCACCCACCCTGGCAGCCAGAGGGGACCCATGCTAAGGGGGGAGGGGATGACCGGGGTGTGGGCAACCCCCCTGCCCGGCCCCAGCACCAGGAGCGGCCGGGAGGGAGCCCCGGGGGTCATTCCTCCGCTACAATTCTCCCGGTCACTTCCAAACTTCCaaatcagccttttttttttttttttttttttccttctccttcaggttttgggttttttttgtctcccaggcgcttttttttttttttttttttttgattttggggtggtttgttttttttttttctcagtttgggggtggggggcagggaggggtgttggtttttttggttgttttttattatttcaagcAGGGCCCAGCTGAGCACTGGGTGTTTTACTAAAGTACgaatcttattttttaatgtaattaaaagaagaaaaaaaaaaaagaaaaaaaaagagagaagaaggttaataaaagaagaataataataaaataaataagccaATGAAATGGACACACGAAAAGGAAACCCCAACGACAGAAGTGATGGTTAAAGGGGAGACGCTGGACTCGCCACCCGGTTGGGAGAGCGCGGCCGCGTCCCCGCGAGACGCttttttttgggttgttttgctttaaactcGTTGCAATGTTTGCATGCTGTCTCCAGAGGcctttttttccagtcctgTCCAGTGCTTTATTCTCATGTAATGCTACCGACTGTGAGAttaaaactgtaataaaaaaaaccattcCATACGGACGCGGCACATCCCGCCTCACTGCCcctctgtctctgtctctgctCCCATGGGATGCAGCccttgggggcggggggggacacacagcaCCCTGGGGATCCTGGGATCCCCTGGCAGGGTCCAAGGTGGAGATGGTCCCCCCATAGCTGGGATGAGCAGCCTGGGCATCCCTTGGCTCCATCCCACCCATGAGAACTGGCAAGGTTGTGACAGTGATGAAGCTGCCAAGTGATGGCAAAGCTCCCCTTTAAGCCGGGCTTTATCTCCCACCCCTGGAGATGCTTGGACCAGGCAGGGGAAGATCTGGGGATGCATTTTGGGGCTGATCCCTGGACCTTGTGGGCCTTGTTCCCTGCCCTGCTTGTCTCAGCCAAGGGGCTAAAGATGTCTGTGCAGCGGGACCCCCATGTCCTGGATCCCCAATCCCAAAGGAGGTGGCCCCACGGAGTCCCTGCTGTCTTGAAGGGTATTGGGTGGAGGTGGCATCCAGCACGCAGGGCTCAACAGGTTTAAAATAGTTCTTCCATGGAGAATTATTCGGCATTAAACGATGCGCAGCAGGGCATCGGCTTTACCGGCTGCCTGGTTTGCAAGCCGGAGTTGGGAGCTCTCGGTCTGTTTTGAGCCAGGATTGGGACTGAGACTCctcttggggtggggggaatcgaAGGAAAAAATAGGGAGTGCTGGGACAGCAGGCACAGCTCAGGTCTAGGTGGGACGGGTGGGATGGAGGATGGAGTGACTCAGCCTTCAAGAGCCCTCTGGTGCGGAGGGGAGATGGCAGTAGCTACAGAAATCAAGTGCTCTTGACCCCAGAggggacaggacagggatgTGATGGGGCTTGATCCACCGTAGGGTTTCATTTCCCATGGGctaacccccccccgctccttTTGTCCACATCCCCCCCTCCAGTTCCTCGCAGTGCTCCAGCAGGCTCCAGCCATATAAGCAGCTTTACTTTTTGGGCTTATGAAGATTAAAGTCATTTACAGGCAAAGCCTGCAAGAAACATGGCTTTTGAAATGGCGAGAAATACCCCAGCACCTTCCTGTGATGGTAGATATCAGAGACCAGGGAGGAGGTTTGGGCCAGTTGCCCATCGCGTCCCCTCCAGTCCCCTTGCCCTGGGTTACCACTGGCTGATGGACC
This DNA window, taken from Haliaeetus albicilla chromosome 12, bHalAlb1.1, whole genome shotgun sequence, encodes the following:
- the CSK gene encoding tyrosine-protein kinase CSK translates to MSGMQAVWPSGTECIAKYNFHGTAEQDLPFSKGDVLTIVAVTKDPNWYKAKNKVGREGIIPANYVQKREGVKAGIKLSLMPWFHGKITREQAERLLYPPETGLFLVRESTNYPGDYTLCVSCEGKVEHYRIIYSSSKLSIDEEVYFENLMQLVEHYTTDADGLCTRLIKPKVMEGTVAAQDEFSRSGWALNMKDLKLLQIIGKGEFGDVMLGDYRGNKVAVKCIKNDATAQAFLAEASVMTQLRHSNLVQLLGVIVEEKSGLYIVTEYMAKGSLVDYLRSRGRSVLGADCLLKFSLDVCEAMEYLEANNFVHRDLAARNVLVSEDNIAKVSDFGLTKEASSTQDTGKLPVKWTAPEALREKKFSTKSDVWSFGILLWEIYSFGRVPYPRIPLKDVVPRVEKGYKMDAPDGCPAVVYEVMKKCWTLDPGHRPSFHQLREQLVHIKEKELYL